aaaaatctgactCTTTATTGTACCGAAATCCTACTGATATATCACTTGCATAATAATTTGGAAGGCagtgtaaatatgtattttcaaaatgatatgtggggtattttgagctgaaacttcacagacacatttctCTCCCCATCATTAGAATGTACATAAACagcacaaactattggatgagaagtttttttggttgttacatataaaaacatctgtttttctAACGAAAGTTACATCTCGTTCATTTCATCTGTGGCAAAAATTATGTGATTGCAACAACaggaagttttttttattttttatttctaggGCTGCCTTTTCAACTGGTCCTCTGACTACAAACATCAGAAGAATTGAGCATGCTCAATGTAAATTTATCAACAGAACAGAAGGTATAATATATTAGTCACAGGAACACAAATGCAATCTGTGGCACCATTTATTGACATAAGATGCACAATattcatgaataaaataaaaatctcatcTGTGATCTCACtgataaatgcattaatgttaGACTtgactaaattaacaaaattgGCACTAGCAGctacaaaaacaatttaatgtgGCATTggcaacaaagaaaaaaatgtaaatgaattaacgcaataaacacaaaaaagcaGTTTAGTGAAACAACCATGTTATGATTAGAAGGTATTTATGATACacaatttgatatttttgaGAGTATAGGTAAGAAAGTCTTCTATCACCTAGCAGTAACAACTCCATTACACGCAAAAGTTTCTATTGTATGTACAATATTAAATCAGGTTTTTTAAGAGACCCCATGAGATTCCTTTTCTACAGACCTCTAATTTCTGCCTCAGAGAGTTGCAGTAAGTCAAAGAAATTAAAGTTCAACCTAAGCTTTTAAATAAGATTTCAAAATTTAATCAAACAACATTAGGTCATCAGCCTGACAACATATCCAAAGCCCagtaacaattttcaaaaataaaattaagacaCTATATCAaatcacataaaatataatcaaactaTGTAATCAGATTCATAATGAAGCTGCTGACAAGTATTCAGCTCACAGATGTTTTCACTCTTATGAAAATtacttcttctccttcttcttttcctaaaaaaagaaagaaaagaagttACACATGGAACAAAACAGATATAAATAATGATTCTGTTATTGACAACACAGAGCTGATGCAGTTATGATGTTTCAAATACCTTCTCATTCATAGAGAGGATGATAACAAGCTTTCTGAAGATGGTCACAAAGTCCAGGAAGAGGTCAACACAAtgccttcatttaaaaacaaagaacaaacaaaagcCTTGAAGTGTACAGACAAAAAACAGTTCCATTTATTCCTCTTTGCATTCCTTTTTCATTATGCACCACTTGTGGATggttactttaaaataaataaaatatatatttatatttcagaataaAGCAAACAAGTATTCTAAGTATATACTGGACTTGTGTAAAAGAAAGATCAGTGATCTGATTTAGATAATATTTTACTCTGTAAAATACTAATATAAACTATTAATGCACAATAtgggtttttgttttcttcagttTATCAGTATAGGTTGATATTGGGTATTTATTGGCAAGTGTTGGACACTTACCTGTGGACAGTCATTTATGACTATTCAAAACGAGTTTAAACCCAAGTTATAAAACCCAAAACAATATTAACCCAATTTACATTCACGCAATGTAAAAGTCTCTTCACGTCATATTTTTATAACACTTTATGCAGAATACTGCTTTAAagcaagcagctttacagtattaaacatgtaaatcaataatttacAGAATACtcaatattttaagaaattgcaAAAGCTGAACAATAGATCAATTAGATCAATTGGGTTAGATCAATTTATTAGCTGATTTATTGTTCCAAaaattgttttacattaattcattatcaaaataattgtttgtttattagggctgcaacatgcagcttctcaagatgttaactgatggactggagtgctgtggattatggtgatgtttttatcagctgtttgaactcattctgacggcacccattcactgcagagcatccattgctgagcaagtgatggaatgacacatttctctaaatctgatCAAGAAACAAACTTACCTACATCttagagtacattttcagcaaattttcatttttgggtgaactattcctttaagcagaTTCTTTAAGATCAGTTCTTatgtttttttgggggaaaacgtGCAATAAAATCATCTCAGTCCGGAATCAAACACAATCAAGTTAGTATCTATGGGGTTAGCCAAAGCATTACTTTTCATATCTTGTCCTTTCACATAATGCCTTTCAGCTAgtgcatattaaaattaaatagcattaaatatttaataggTTAAATAGCAAgtataaaattcatttttagcaATAACTTCATTTTTTACAACTTCCATTATATGATAATTATTGGTAAATTGGTAAACACCGTAAACCTCTATGCCTTACCAGATGTAATCTTTGTCTCCCATTTCTGCCTTCTCAATAATTAGCTGTGTGTCAAACAGCACAAAGCCACACATGATGGCCAGACCCAGATACACATGAGcctgaaataaacaaaacaaacaaaaaaaactgttacACAAACTAATCCAGAACATGGCAACAAGataaatttttaatgagccgaaaagaatgcacgtcacacctcttgTTTATCAAtgtgcactggctaccaatagctgctcgcatacaattcaaggcattgatgtttgcctacaaaaccaccactggctctgcagccctttacctaaattcattacttcagacttatgtgcctctagaagcttgtaCAGAACGTAAGTGAACGTtgctttattgttcatcccaaagaggcacaaaatcactttcacagactttttcattaactgttccctcctggtggaatgacctgctcAACTCAATCacagcagctgagtccttagccatcttcaagaatcagctaaaaacacatctcttccatctttatttgaccctctaactatAGCACtgtctattctaattctattcttaaaaaaaaaaaaaatcttaaaaaaaaaaccactaaCACTACCTTCTCTaatctttttctattctatcggttttctttttatttattatataataaaaaaacaacaaccttgctacatgtactacgttaagctaactgagacttatTATAGCACTTgtgtatcattgctcttttgttgattctgattgcttccattgtcctcatttgtaagtcgcattggataaaagtgtctgctaaatgactgaatgtaaatgtaatgaaactATCACACAACTTCATCCCCTGCTTTCATACAGTCACATTATATACCTTAAAGACTATTGCTGAGGCGAAGAACATATTGAGGACAGATACAAGCAGAAGAACAGTCAGCCCTGACATCAGAGTGccttgaagaaaaataaatcaaaccaAAGTTACaggtcaaaaaaacaaataactgtACATGATCAATGACCAGCATAACTaccagattttttaaaatgtttacctCCCAAGAAGAGATAACTTCTGCGCTGTGCATAGAGGGCACTCAATGTGAAGCAGGCAAAGATGACAGAGGTGCCCAGGAAAGCAGTCAGGATGATGCtacaaaaatgaatacaatCATTTGCCATGTGTTAAAAAATATCATACAGTCAAAGCTTCATAGCAATCAGTACATGACATGACACACaatgaaaagaaacaaatcCCAGTTATTGTTATTCTTCTGAGTTTTTTTCCGTTTTACATTCcatcacttactcaccaatggatgctctgcagtgaatgggtgccgtcagaatgagagtccaaacagctgataaaaacatcacaataatccacaccactccagtccatcagttaacatctttaCAAAAGCTGTAACAAATCCAtaattaagacgtttttaacttcaaactattgcttctggctaaaatgtatgttgcttcctccagtgaaaaagtggtctggtctgaatcaggagagaaatctgcacagatcaagcaccgtttacaagccaaaacaactctaaacaaatatgtggctggattttgatgcgagagacaacaggagatgcactttttcactggaggaagggAAAGTTATTAAGTTAACTggagttattatggattatggccTCAACTCTTTGAGgttaaaaacatcttcatttgtttttgtttttttttacaaaaacacagctttttGATTCACAAGACATGAATTGCTGGACtgaagtggtgtggattacttgtggattattgtgatgtttttatcagctgtttggactctcaatctgaaggcacccattcactgcagagcatccattgttGAGCacgtgatgcaatgctacatttctccaaatctgtttacaTGAAGAAACAAAAGGATGTAATGGTGAAGGTTTATACATTTTCCCAAAATggtcatttttgggtcaactattgCTTTAACAACCAGCTGAAAAATTCAGCTCATCAGAGTAAAGCCGCGGTCACACTAGACTTTGAGCATGTGAAATTGTTTTGCGTATGCTGCAACAGTCGTGATATGACGTCATGCTGTGCAGCgtgtttttaaaaacttaaattcaaCCCGTGACAAACTATaatacatctaaaatgtaaaaacatacaatctcctccactttcctgcagcgCTGCAGTTTAAAAGTTATGTTCTTTTAATTCAGATACGAGGTCATGCTGTGACGTATCGATCTGCCGTTGGTCACGCGGTATCACGTGATGTGAATTCACAGGCCACAGTTCACCAATCTTGAACTCTGGAACTAGGGctgaacgattaattgcattcgAGATCATATCGCGGTATGAAAAAACGCGATTTTTCAACCGCAGAGGTTGCGATTACACTCTGTCACGTGACACGCGAGAGTAaagaggtgtgttcgacttTAAGATCGATCGCTGTATGACATCAAACTACAGCGAGAGAAAGCATAAGGAGCCGTCCGCTCACTTATAGCTCTCGCAGTACTTTGATGACACATCGGTCTAGCAGCGCTGCTTCAGGTGGAACACAAGTCTTCAGAGGAAGCATCAAGTTGGCACCttacagtgttgccaagtccgtgGTTTTCCTCCAAAAACGTGATATTTAGCCCTGAAATGCGAATCTTACCAGGGGAACCCCTCCAAAAACATGTGTATTTTCCCCCCCGGAATGCGATTTTTACCTGTTGACCCCCCCGATTGGGttagttttgagtagcaattgggcgggttttgttgtgaaacctGGCAACCGTGGCACACTACACACGGAAATGTTTGAAAGCGTATATGAACGTAGCCTACTTCAAAACGGCACATGGAAATTACTCAAGCAGTAACAGTGTTACGGtgcatttcattactgaagaCTTCGACCTtaagacaatatatatatatttttttttttttattatttaaagtctGTCTAAAGTTAACAGACAGCGTTTAAAAATCCCCACGTTTACATATATGTTTATTACAGTGactttgaattaattaatacctaaatactgagtgtggtaaagcaacagatttgtttttatatttctgcaatCTACTTTAGTTTGTGTAATTTGTTACTGACTTTCATAATAATGTTTACACCAAGCTTATTTGTCAGTGCTTTATGTTGTCAATTATTACATGCTCACAAGGCTGGAAGGTCAACAAATCAGTCAATATACTACTGTGATTGtagttgttaaataaaaatgtcattcatAACAATTCATGCATCACCTAATTTCATCATAACATATAGGCCTGGCCTacagaaaagaacatttatgtttaatctaatctaatctaatattgTGTTGGTCAAACTATACAATGATTTATTGCTTGTCTTTGTTGAATACAGAACATAAAGAGCTTGcaaaaataattgcatattaaaaccGCAATATtggtaaaaaaatttaaataaatattattattattattattattatttcgcAATTAGATTATTTTCCAAAATCGTTCAGCCCTATCTGGAATGCAGTGAAATGCTAAACTTTTCGCATGGGCTTGTGTTTCCGGTCTGGTGCAGTCGCATGCAtatgaatggaagtcaatggaacgTAAAGTGCGGTGTGACCGCCCCTGAAGGCAGATTTTTTAAGAAACCCTGTGCTCTGGGAATATTACCTTGGGTTGACACTAATGACGTAGTCCATGAGCGGGCCGAGTCCAAGACCTGTTTAAGGCACAGATTGACATGTTGCGTTAAGTGTTTTAAGCACATGATCTAGGAAATgaagctgtaaaaaaaaaaaaaaaaaatgaagttatAAACATCTCACCTGTGAAGAAAGCAAAAGCAGCGAGGATGGCCAATCTCTTCTTCTCTGTCTGAGGGCTGTGAGGGGTCATGGCAAGCCAACCCATCATAGCCAGTGATCCAAGCATGGTCAGCCCACCCTGAAAGACAATATCATGATAATGCGTATTAGAGATCCACTTTACGAGAATCTGTGTACTAGCCGAGGTCCTGTAGTATTAAATGCTCTActacagtgccttgcgaaagtattcgtAGCCCTTCTTCCCCTCCCCCACGTTTTGTTATATTGTTGCCGTATGTATGTAGCTATTAATACACTTCAAGTGAAGTTAACATGTGGCAAAATCATTTGAATTGGTATGATatggaaaggcacacacctcTCAATAAAAGGTCTAACAATGAATATCAGAGCAAAAAAATCAAGCCCTGTGGTCAAAAgaactgcctgtagagctcagagacagagtTCAGAAACAAATCTAATGATATCTGGTGTTCAGACATTAATATTCTGGTGTTTAGAATGCTAATGTGAAATTCTGAGAGTACTGAAATCTCACGCCCTGATGTTTTATTACTGGATGACTGATGAATTATTTGTGACCAGAAACACCAGAGACCGGAAATGTAAATCACCATTCCTGTCGGGCAAGACTTACGCCTTTAGAAAAGGGTggattagattgtgttttattaacgtctacaccATCCCCAACCacaaacaataatacaaaaacagtaattattgttgtacagtgtgacaaaaattacgCTATATTAATGTGTGCATGCCCAGGAGCTGTTTGCTGCAGGAGGGGCGGGGAGCAGCAGCTAATTTGCATTAACAAGGCATGCACGAAAACAGcctgtttctgcttccactcaaagtaggcattttcaaaattatataaattatctgtggggtattttgagctgaaacttcagacacattctggggacacctgagacgtacattacatcttgtaaaaaggggcataataggtgcccatgaatagaaaaattaatttctgcatGTTCTTATGAGTGATATTGTGTTGCCGGACTTGTATCTTGAGCAGAGTTTGCAATGCAGGCtgcaacattaataatattactttttttttttcctctagaAATGTACATTTGATAGTAGCTTGAGCTGGCAGTTGTAGTAGcttgagttaggatgcagatgtaaattttattatttaaaacaaacaagaaagcCCTGCCCAGGGGCTGGTTGCATAAACCAcatagactagtcttaaaaagttagtaacctactttttttttcttcaagaccggtaatgtttaatgtataaatgtttaaaGTAATTTATAAAAAGGTCTAATTTGAATACAAAAATAAGTCTGATTACTTTTTGGCTAACTactagttggtcaaactagttcttaagacacagtcttaatGTAGTGGCtgtgtttatgcaactggccccagatTTAACTCAAAAGAAAcataacacattactttccataaaaagtaactttccccaacactgtttatGACTATAGTACATGTAACCGATTTTTGTTCAATGTACATGGTATGATAACCATCAAATGTAATATGACATTCCGTGAATCCTAGTTCCGTCAACTATGAGTGAGAAATGCAAAGCATAGAGCTGGTACCTGAAAAAGACCTGTGATGATGTAGATGTAGGAGCCGGCGGCTGCCACCAGCAAACACACAGCCAGACTGGCATAGACATTCTTCAGGTGCTGCTGAGTCGAGCGAGAGCTGaccagaaaaacacacacagacagatacGAATCAGAAAAACACTTACAACCGCTTTAACACATCATTCCTttttagggatgtaacgatattATCAATATCGCAATATCAAAACTGTCTCGATTTTTTTCCTGCGTGTTTCAAAGCGAAGCGCACACATTGTTCAGGCGACCAGCTGGTGCTCCAGTGTTTTCCGCTCAATAAACTGTCGCACAGATTTAATAAGCTACGCATCAATATCTCTttcctttgtgctttgaacttcTCTATCCGGAGCTGCGCGCTGTGACTCAGTGCTGCTTCAAGCGCATCATTCTGCGCACGGGAAGCGCATAAGTGCTTTGTGCCGCTCTGTATTGGAGCTTTTCGTATTATAATGCTTTtgcgcaatgaaagattatttatagCGTTTCTTGTTCTGTCATATcaaggctattaataatctaaTATATAGCACAGTAACggaggcagcaacatatgatagataggactcctctatcatatgttgctgccttcattactgtgctaagaaatgtcttttaattttgtagtgtatatttataaatacatttacttgttttcatgaatgtattctacaacaatacaaagagcaatgtgtaacATTTAACCAGATTTAGTCCTTCGcatattcacttttatttgttccccactaaaaaaaattaaaaaaagttatttcactaaatgtttagattttatcaCATTGTGTACTCATGATTTTTATAGAATAACTTTTCTGCTagattatccactaacctagtttataatagtatttttgtgtaTAGATTATGAATGgacctgtttacacctggtcatttCATGCGTTTTCGCTGATCGGATATctatctgatttgttaaaacgttTCCATTCACACTTGGCCACATAGTCGGATATAAATCTGATCTTCAATTCCTGcgctatatttaaatttaacgaAGTTCACGTCAACGAAATCAAAAGATAAgcgctgcattttattaattatcagcTCATTTCAATATCAAAGACCGCAATAGGAGAGCGCGCGGCATCAGCAATGGAAAGATAAGTTTGTCTTACTACTTGtaatgaagatgattgtgtTGACTGTCTGCGtcttactttcagtttcattcactGCAGTTTGCGCGTCGGCTTGCTGAAGAGATACAACTACTTGTTTGCGGCGATGCGTGTTGCATTAGGGCAGTCACATCTGACTATAATGTCATAGCCTGTAACACGGTCTCAcacgtttattattttttacattttgggagGAGTGAAatttacatatgtgaccctggaccacaaaaccagttttaagtcgctggggtatatttgtagcaatagccaaaaatacattgtatgggtcaaaattattaatttttcttttatgccaaaaatcattaggtaagataagtaaagtaaagtaaatcattattaagtaaagatcatgttccatgaagatattttgtaaatttcttaccggcaatgtatcaaaacttaatttatgattagtaatatgcattgctaagaacttcatttggacaactttgtACATGGCTATTATTGTCTGGCTTcctacaacctgaattccggaaatgttgggacgtttttttcattttgaataaaatgaaaactaaaagagtttcaaatcacatgtgccgatattttattcacaatagaacataggttgcataaatgtttaaacggagatattttacaattttatgaacaaaatgagctcatttctaatttgatgcctgctacaggtctcaaaatagttgggacaggggcatgtttaccatggtgtagcatctctcttttcaaaacagtttgaagatgtctgggcatcgaggttatgagtttctggagttggaatttggtcccttCTTGCCTGATaaaggtttccagctgctgaagagtttgtggtcgtctttgatgtatttttcatttaatgacgtgccaaatgttctctataggtgagagatctggactgcaggcaggccaattcagcagccggactcttctactacgaagtcatgctgttgtaatagctgcagtatgtggttttgcattgtcctgctgaaatacacgtcgtctggagggaagcatatgttgctctaaaacctttatatacctttcagcatttaTAGTGCCTTCCCAAACATGCTGGCTTTTGCACtcaacgctgataacacgctggaaggtctccctcctctttagcccggaggacacggcgtccgtgatttccaacaaaaacgtcaaatttggactcgtctgaccatagaacacttttccactttcaAACAGTCCactttaaatgagccttggcccacaggacatgacggcgcttctggaccatgttcacgtatggcttcctttttgcatgatagagctttagttggcatctgcagatggcacggcggattgtgtttaccgacagtggtttctggaagttttttttttacttctgagagactctgcctctctaagacatcccttttatgttacagacctgatgtcaattaacttaattagtagctagatgttctcccagctgaatcatttcaaaatgtcttgctttttcagccctttgttgcccccgttccaacttttttgagacctgtagcaggcatcaaatttgaaatgagctcatttagtggataagtgtaaaatttctcagtttaaacatttgttatgttctctatgttctattgtgaatgtTTGCTCATGTGATTCGAAAGTCtcttagttttcattttataaaaaaaaaaaaacgtcccaacatttccggaattcgggttgtaaaacaccagtgtgaacgTAATTTAGACTGAGACAGTATATCACAGATAAAAATAGGGCTGAGTCCCCTTTAAAGTTCAGGTACAAGTCAATTCACTGACTTTTTTCTGACTTAAGTGTTCTTAAGAACATGGGTTGGAGCTCTTAATTTTGAACTCAAAGTGCATTAGATagaataatttaactttaaaatgtagctacaaaactttcatttttttcccccaattcttcatttgcctttttttctttttaaataaatatcgcAATAAATATCATAACATGGACTTCATATCGCAATAACATCATATTGTGAGATTTTgatatcgttacatccctattcATTTCATTACAATCTATTATAAAATTCTAGTTATTATAGTGCAGATACAATGAAATCAGAACCATGGGCATCATGAATATCATACAGACATGTACACCTATAAAAATGACAGAGGTGATCAAAAAACACTTACATTTGAGAGAACTTTAAGAGAGCGTCAAAGTTTATGTTGCGATCAAACACGTTCATTTTTCTGCTGCTTAAGTGATCACAGGAAACCACCTACATGAAGACAGAAAACAGAAGAGATGGCTTTAGCAAAAATATTGATCATCTGTGTTAAGAACATCACTAACCCGAAATCCATCAGAACCAATCAAATGGTCCTGTTCGCTAAGAGCAGTGAACATCTGCTACACCAAAGCAATATACATACTAGTCTTACAAGCTAGACacctaaaggctggaatacaccaTGTGATTTTTGCCCAGATTTTCCGCCAATTATCGACACTATTTGCCAAAAGttagagccagtctgcagatttgagttgataGATTTCATAGAAAATAGCGTAGTGTATAATGTTCACAGACTCCATCCAGTCAGAGGGTTAGGCACATGTTTCAgcatgagtttgttgtgatcaaaacaactgcaaagtctggtagtgtgtgaTCCTCAGTCGTTTAGTGTATGATGGGCAGGTTTCCTCTGTCGCTATTACAAAGTCAGTAAGTGTATGACTAGTTTTGAAATCTGTAGCAAAAAATAAGATGGATTATCTCTTGGCTATCTGCTAGTTGGCCAGACTATTTCTAAAGggtcagttcacccaaaaatgaaaactcttgACATCATTTAGCAAACAAACCTGTGTGAGTCTCTTTATTCTggtgaacacaaaagaagatatttagaaaaatgtaggtaaccaaacagttcctTGTAGTCATTtgcttccatagtatggaaaaaaagcaaaacaaaacaaaggaaGTCAGTGAGGACCAATGTttggggtaacgcattacaagtaacgcgagttacataatcagcttacttttttcaagtaactagtaaagtaacattactttttaatttaagaaaatatctgagttactttttcaaataagtaatgcaaCTGTAGAACAGGGTCAGAAAATAATGTTCTGTTCGTGCTCTGTTTAGAAAACAGTTCCAAACAAATCCCCAGGAGAACCGCTGCACTTCTCTGAACTACAAATATCGGTGTttagtttttgaatgaatcccCATTCTGAACAAATGATTCTATGAGCCATTCATGTAGCCAGTCACATGCatttttcctgaataaataGGCTGTTTTGGGTGAATGAGTTGAATgagtgattcaatgactcactcattaagacagtgggtctcattcactaagcatatgcacacacaaattTTTAGGTGAAACCTGCATGCAAACGTTTTCATGAACAAATCATGATTCACTAAAAACTTTTGTACTAAAATTTATTCTAAATTTTACAAAGATAATGCATCTTAACACAGttatataccgtattgacccgaatacaagacgaccctgattataagacgacccccatttttccagatgtaccttttggaaaaaggctttttgaaaaccaaatcttgtgttttactgaggggggaaaaaaaaaaaaaaaaaacatatttcttaaattattttcatattacatttttttcctatttaaattttagctttgaaagtatggtaaacactggtaaaatgtaccaacaatcacattgaaaaatatacacttttggATATACCCTAAAAATAACCgatagcccatctgaattatataacattttaggctatccatctcatagtagcctaccaaaattttattatcagtagaagagaaatcttattgtagtcttcaaatctgggtactgtcttacgttttaaaatcacttacagaggaagttcgTTCccacatgacagtcacgactcatgccgctgcaagcttttttttttcttttatt
The Onychostoma macrolepis isolate SWU-2019 chromosome 11, ASM1243209v1, whole genome shotgun sequence genome window above contains:
- the tegt gene encoding probable Bax inhibitor 1 — encoded protein: MVVSCDHLSSRKMNVFDRNINFDALLKFSQISRSTQQHLKNVYASLAVCLLVAAAGSYIYIITGLFQGGLTMLGSLAMMGWLAMTPHSPQTEKKRLAILAAFAFFTGLGLGPLMDYVISVNPSIILTAFLGTSVIFACFTLSALYAQRRSYLFLGGTLMSGLTVLLLVSVLNMFFASAIVFKAHVYLGLAIMCGFVLFDTQLIIEKAEMGDKDYIWHCVDLFLDFVTIFRKLVIILSMNEKEKKKEKK